The Triticum aestivum cultivar Chinese Spring chromosome 3A, IWGSC CS RefSeq v2.1, whole genome shotgun sequence genome includes a region encoding these proteins:
- the LOC780654 gene encoding glucan endo-1,3-beta-glucosidase GI yields MARQRTVAMALVVGVILASITIDQVQSIGVCNGKVGDNLPSRAEVVRFYKSLGIGAMRIYEPEPETLLALDGTEIELIMDVGGGFAAIASDPAAAAGWIRDNVLAFPGVRIKYIAAGNEIEGSDTDNIVPAIKNLNAALAAASRTDVKVSTAVKMSVLGSSSPPSEGAFKDPYMTEVAKMLKATGAPLLANVYPYFAKRDTPDIDLGFALFKQSTSTVSDSGLTYTNLFDAMVDAVYSALEKAGAPDVPIVVSESGWPSAGDDLATVANAQAYNQGLIDHVGKGTPKRPVPLETYIFAMFNENQKGGAVTEKSFGLFNGPDKTPVYPIKFNN; encoded by the exons ATGGCGCGGCAACGTACGGTCGCCATGGCGCTGGTCGTCGGAGTGATCTTGGCGTCCATCACTATCG ATCAGGTGCAATCCATCGGCGTGTGCAACGGCAAGGTCGGCGACAACCTGCCATCGCGGGCCGAGGTGGTGCGGTTCTACAAGTCCCTGGGAATCGGCGCCATGCGCATCTACGAGCCGGAACCCGAGACGCTCCTGGCTCTCGACGGCACCGAGATCGAACTCATCATGGACGTGGGTGGCGGCTTCGCCGCCATCGCCTCCGACCCTGCCGCCGCGGCCGGCTGGATCCGTGACAACGTGCTTGCCTTCCCGGGCGTGCGCATCAAGTACATTGCGGCCGGCAACGAGATCGAGGGCAGCGACACGGACAACATCGTCCCGGCCATCAAGAACCTCAACGCCGCGCTCGCTGCGGCCAGCCGCACTGACGTCAAGGTGTCCACGGCGGTCAAGATGAGCGTGCTGGGGTCCTCCTCGCCGCCCTCCGAGGGCGCGTTCAAGGACCCATACATGACGGAGGTGGCCAAGATGCTCAAGGCCACCGGGGCCCCGCTCCTCGCCAACGTGTACCCCTACTTCGCCAAAAGGGACACCCCGGACATCGACCTCGGCTTCGCGCTCTTCAAGCAAAGCACCAGCACGGTGAGCGACAGCGGTCTCACCTACACGAACCTCTTCGACGCCATGGTCGACGCGGTTTACTCGGCCTTGGAGAAGGCGGGTGCGCCGGACGTGCCCATTGTGGTCTCGGAGAGCGGATGGCCGTCGGCCGGCGACGACCTGGCAACCGTCGCTAACGCGCAGGCGTACAACCAGGGGCTCATCGACCACGTCGGCAAAGGCACGCCCAAGAGGCCGGTGCCCCTGGAGACGTACATCTTCGCCATGTTCAACGAGAACCAGAAAGGAGGGGCCGTGACAGAGAAGAGCTTTGGGCTGTTCAACGGCCCCGACAAGACGCCGGTGTACCCTATAAAGTTCAACAATTAG
- the LOC100037607 gene encoding glucan endo-1,3-beta-glucosidase GII, with protein MARQRTCSASALALAVALVVGVLASIPIEVESIGVCNGMIGDSQSLPSPADVVQLYRTKGISAMRIYAPDPETLQALGDTGIDLIMDVGNGNLSALASDAGLAASWVQENVLAYPHVSIKYIAAGNEVEGGDTQNIVPAMTNLNAALSKASRPDVKVSTAVKMSVLASSSPPSSGVFKDAYMTEVAQLLKDTSAPLLANVYPYIAKRDTPTIDLSFALFQPSTNQVNDNGNGLTYTNLFDAMVDAMYTAMEQAGASDVPIVVSESGWPSAGDDLATPTNAQAYNQNLIDHVGKGTPKRAGPLETYIFAMFNENRKDGPDTERNFGLFNGPDKTPVYPIRFTN; from the exons ATGGCGCGGCAGCGTACGTGCTCTGCCTCCGCGCTCGCGCTCGCCGTGGCGTTGGTCGTCGGAGTCTTGGCGTCCATCCCTATCG AGGTGGAATCCATCGGGGTGTGCAACGGGATGATAGGCGACAGCCAGTCCCTGCCATCTCCGGCCGACGTGGTGCAGTTGTACAGGACCAAGGGCATCAGCGCCATGCGCATCTACGCCCCGGACCCGGAGACGCTCCAGGCCCTCGGCGACACCGGCATCGACCTCATCATGGACGTCGGCAACGGCAACCTTTCCGCCCTCGCCTCCGACGCCGGTTTGGCCGCGTCCTGGGTCCAAGAAAACGTGCTGGCCTACCCGCACGTCAGCATCAAGTATATCGCGGCCGGCAACGAGGTGGAAGGCGGCGACACGCAGAACATCGTCCCGGCCATGACGAACCTCAACGCCGCGCTCTCCAAGGCCAGCCGCCCTGACGTGAAGGTGTCCACGGCGGTCAAGATGAGCGTGCTCGCGTCCTCCTCGCCTCCCTCCAGCGGCGTGTTCAAAGACGCGTACATGACGGAGGTGGCCCAGCTGCTCAAGGACACCAGCGCGCCGCTGCTCGCCAACGTGTACCCCTACATCGCCAAAAGGGACACCCCGACCATCGACCTCAGCTTCGCGCTCTTCCAGCCGAGCACCAACCAGGTGAACGACAACGGCAACGGCCTCACCTACACCAACCTCTTCGATGCCATGGTCGACGCCATGTACACGGCCATGGAGCAGGCGGGTGCGTCGGACGTGCCCATCGTGGTCTCGGAGAGCGGGTGGCCGtcggccggcgacgaccttgcAACCCCCACTAACGCGCAGGCGTACAACCAGAACCTCATCGACCACGTCGGCAAAGGCACGCCCAAGAGGGCCGGGCCCCTGGAGACGTACATCTTCGCCATGTTCAACGAGAACCGAAAGGACGGGCCCGACACAGAGAGGAACTTCGGGCTGTTCAACGGCCCCGACAAGACGCCGGTGTACCCTATAAGGTTCACCAATTAG